From the genome of Plasmodium malariae genome assembly, chromosome: 9, one region includes:
- the PmUG01_09018800 gene encoding conserved Plasmodium protein, unknown function, with protein MAVERPREQEKGETMEAKFIDVEAKILYNVIETFEKKIKNLSFINEEVLEKLNGSGLNEMPEEFLIYFKDIIKLNKLYEHTQVIRSEEEEETQDGNASEEDLQDDCLCIYNEHEELLKKIKNYCASLCNIFKKNHKLINTLNSLNDKENHDFYKFLHIITNLKDIFLTKFQTTAEENFKRSERMDELKEEEKNIQVEEKKLNDELEYIRKKSQNELKELERILQNKEKELDELKQCSEENIKKLINKMPTNNVSDDLQNINSLYEKTKNVYENHIRTYQDLEVNLVKKNKLLELDIQNYINTIDNDITTMDAELEKCRKELQKNKMAEKELDSIIIRKKAEEEEKQFLKELTEKRKKIIQKKEKENNDAAVIIQSYIRAVKERYSLCEHEKKKKKKKKK; from the exons ATGGCGGTAGAAAGACCAAGAGAGCAAGAAAAGGGGGAAACAATGGAGGCAAAGTTCATTGACGTGGAAGCTAAAATTTTGTACAATGTTATAGAGACGTtcgaaaagaaaataaaaaacttgTCTTTCATAAATGAGGAG GTTTTGGAAAAGTTAAACGGCAGTGGATTAAACGAGATGCCTGAGgaatttttgatttattttaaggatataataaaactaaataAATTGTATGAACACACTCAAGTAATAAGAagtgaagaagaagaagaaacaCAAGATGGAAATGCTAGCGAAGAAGATTTACAAGATGATTGTCTTTGCATTTATAATGAACACGAAGAATTgctcaaaaaaataaaaaattattgtgcATCATTAtgtaacatatttaaaaagaatcaTAAGCTCATTAATACTTTAAATTCTTTAAACGATAAGGAAAATCATGATTTCTACAAGTTTCTTCACATCATTACCAATTTGAAa GACATATTTCTCACCAAATTCCAAACGACGGCAGAGGAAAATTTTAAGAGGAGTGAACGAATGGATGAGTTaaaggaagaagaaaaaaatatacaagttgaagagaaaaaattaaatgatgaGTTAGAGTACATTCGAAAGAAAAGTCAAAACGAATTGAAAGAGTTAGAGCGCATTTTacaaaacaaagaaaaagaattagACGAGTTAAAACAATGTTCAGAAGAAAATATCAAAAAgttaataaacaaaatgcCAACAAATAATGTATCAGATGATttgcaaaatataaattctttatatgaaaaaacaaaaaatgtttatgAGAATCATATAAGGACATACCAAGATTTGGAGGTAAACttagtgaaaaaaaataaattactagAGCTTGATATACAGAATTACATCAATACGATCGATAATGATATCACTACCATGGATGCTG AGTTAGAAAAGTGCAGAAAAGAATTACAGAAAAACAAGATGGCGGAGAAGGAATTGGACTCAAttataattagaaaaaaagcagaagaagaagaaaagcaatttttaaaagagttaactgaaaaaagaaaaaaaatcattcagaaaaaagaaaaggaaaataatgatGCGGCGGTTATTATACAGTCGTACATTAGAGCAGTCAAGGAAAGGTACTCATTATGTGaacacgaaaaaaaaaaaaaaaagaaaaagaaaaagtga
- the ENP1 gene encoding essential nuclear protein 1, putative encodes MAKLKIRQKFKHSRTLEDDFKNTIVIKNKLLKKKKKGKKASERNVKGKGKGDDMRKILNLANKQNEEEIYSDYGYKTDEENSEQVDKFLEFNDDIEEQISDNTKIAESNNNADINELDKCNNILEDLNIKINKKVCEKTDRKSNKKEHIDPPEQGNKLNSLVEKCYKTIGEVLAQYKKGKLHKALTLLVKSPKWFDLLLLTNPKEWTTQATFEVTKLFSSGLKEKDVYIYYEHILLPIILENIEENKKLDSFLYKTLIKALYKSKAWFKGILFPVLQMECTKKQLIIFGSVIQKMSISINTVIDGLNEIFTFPWNTNISYLLIIFFNKKYAFSKEFIKKCVEYFVNFEKYADPLTINWHKSLLTLVQNYRGLMEEVHIDKLKFLLKKKNHPLITSEILKYMYSSTSLINSNALMHFI; translated from the exons atgGCAAAATTGAAGATTAGACAAAAATTCAAACACTCCAGAACGTTAGAAGacgattttaaaaatactataGTCATAAAAAAcaagttattaaaaaaaaagaaaaaaggaaagaaagcAAGTGAGAGAAAtgtaaaaggaaaaggaaaaggcgATGACATGCGTAAAATATTGAATCTagcaaataaacaaaatgaagaagaaatatattcAGATTATGGATACAAAACAGATGAAGAAAATTCTGAACAGGTCGACAAGTTTTTGGAATTTAACGATGACATAGAAGAACAAATAAGtgataatacaaaaatagcGGAGTCAAATAATAATGCGGATATTAATGAACTGGATAAATGCAACAATATATTAGAAGatcttaatataaaaataaataagaaagtGTGTGAAAAAACGGACAGAAAAAGCAATAAGAAGGAGCACATTGATCCACCTGAAcaa ggcaataaattaaattcgTTGGttgaaaaatgttataaaactATAGGAGAAGTATTGGcgcaatataaaaaagggaaattaCACAAGGCACTTACACTTTTGGTTAAATCACCAAAATGGTTTGACCttcttttattaacaaaTCCGAAGGAATGGACAACTCAGGCAACTTTTGAAGTGACAAAACTTTTTTCATCAGGACTAAAAGAGAAggatgtttatatatattatgaacataTTTTACTTCCAATAATTTTGGAAAATATTgaggaaaacaaaaaattagattcatttctttataaaacattaataaaagCGCTATACAAATCGAAGGCATGGTTTAAAGGAATTCTATTCCCCGTGTTACAGATG gAATGCACAAAAAAGcagttaataatttttggaagcgtaattcaaaaaatgagTATTTCAATCAACACGGTAATTGATGGcttaaatgaaatttttaccTTTCCATGGAATACCAATAtctcttatttattaattattttctttaacaaaaaatatgccTTTTCTAAAGAA tttattaaaaaatgcgTTGAATACTTTGTCAATTTTGAGAAATATGCTGACCCTTTGACAATAAATTGGCACAAGTCTTTGTTAACCCTTGTTCAGAATTATAGAG gcCTAATGGAAGAGGTACACATTGATAAATTGAAATTCCtgttgaagaaaaaaaatcatcCACTGATTACAAGTGAAATACTGAAGTATATGTATTCATCAACTTCCCTAATTAACAGTAATGCGCTTATGCACTTTATATGA